One region of Acidobacteriota bacterium genomic DNA includes:
- a CDS encoding DUF302 domain-containing protein yields the protein MKTFEYTVTTDKPFGEAVEAVQTKAAENGFRVLYTHDVAATLAEKGFPREPLNIVEICNARYASEVLKKDVKLSLMLPCPISVYVEEGKTYLSTLLPTSITEFFPAADIDQLATEVESTVLKIVDEAK from the coding sequence ATGAAAACATTTGAATATACAGTAACTACAGACAAACCATTCGGCGAAGCAGTTGAGGCCGTCCAGACGAAAGCGGCGGAAAACGGCTTTCGCGTTTTGTACACACACGATGTGGCGGCGACTCTCGCTGAAAAGGGCTTTCCTCGCGAACCTTTGAATATCGTCGAGATCTGCAATGCAAGATATGCGAGCGAGGTGTTAAAAAAGGATGTGAAGCTCTCACTGATGCTGCCCTGTCCTATCAGCGTTTATGTAGAGGAAGGCAAAACATACCTCAGCACACTCCTTCCGACTTCGATTACTGAATTTTTTCCGGCTGCCGATATCGATCAACTTGCTACCGAAGTCGAAAGCACAGTCCTCAAAATTGTTGATGAGGCCAAATAG
- a CDS encoding tyrosine-type recombinase/integrase translates to MEKDTLLYRLIVLAVNLPLRRGQLVAITEDVIDFENEHVFVIGSKGRPPRLVPLNATATKILKAMIEDHQLPFPVKDFRKRWYSALLSAGINKKGGTREENYHFHDLRSYFASELIRRNTNPLIVQNLFAHSDMSITTVYAQTDDKLLLEAVKRLDETA, encoded by the coding sequence TTGGAGAAGGATACGCTGCTTTATCGACTGATAGTCCTCGCAGTCAACCTTCCATTACGGCGTGGACAACTCGTTGCGATTACCGAAGATGTTATCGATTTCGAAAATGAACATGTTTTTGTCATCGGATCGAAGGGCAGGCCGCCCCGTCTGGTTCCGCTCAACGCCACCGCAACCAAGATTCTAAAAGCTATGATCGAGGACCATCAGTTGCCCTTTCCGGTTAAGGATTTCCGTAAGCGTTGGTATTCCGCGCTCCTTAGTGCAGGGATAAACAAGAAAGGTGGGACAAGGGAGGAGAACTATCACTTCCACGATCTTAGAAGCTATTTTGCGAGCGAGTTGATTCGAAGAAACACAAATCCCCTAATCGTGCAGAATCTGTTTGCTCACTCCGATATGAGCATCACGACCGTCTACGCCCAGACGGACGATAAGCTACTACTTGAAGCCGTGAAGCGGCTCGATGAAACGGCGTAA
- a CDS encoding class I SAM-dependent methyltransferase, whose amino-acid sequence MKLNSIEKFLMNNPVRAFIQRHHEARMFEKFGGKTTGQIVLEIGCGRGVGSQIILERFGAGEVHAFDLDPKMIGLARNRLAKFPAEKLQLYVGDAEGIDAPDNSYDAVFDFGIIHHAPLWQNAVSEVARVLKPGGKFYFEEVTRKALDSWSYRTFLKHPTEDRFSGPEFIRELETNGVNVGDNHTYWLFSDLVLGVGTKGE is encoded by the coding sequence ATGAAACTGAATTCGATCGAAAAATTCTTGATGAACAATCCGGTGCGCGCTTTTATCCAGCGGCATCACGAGGCCCGAATGTTCGAGAAATTTGGTGGTAAAACGACTGGTCAGATAGTACTAGAGATCGGATGCGGACGGGGTGTCGGGTCGCAGATCATTCTTGAGCGATTCGGCGCGGGAGAAGTTCACGCTTTTGATCTCGACCCAAAGATGATCGGGCTAGCGAGAAATCGGTTGGCGAAATTTCCTGCCGAAAAGCTGCAGCTTTACGTCGGCGATGCGGAAGGGATTGATGCGCCGGACAACTCCTACGATGCCGTTTTCGATTTTGGGATTATTCATCACGCTCCGCTGTGGCAGAATGCGGTTAGCGAAGTCGCCCGCGTGCTAAAACCGGGCGGAAAGTTCTATTTCGAGGAAGTCACCCGGAAGGCTCTGGACAGTTGGTCATACCGGACCTTTCTAAAACATCCGACGGAAGATCGTTTTTCCGGCCCCGAGTTTATTAGGGAGCTTGAAACAAACGGCGTCAATGTCGGCGACAATCATACTTACTGGCTTTTTTCTGACCTGGTGCTTGGAGTCGGAACAAAAGGTGAGTGA
- a CDS encoding RHS repeat protein, translating into MNPESGTVSYGYDPNGNLTSKVDPRTTSGSNWTTSYAYDDLNRITSRTYSNDGGVTAPVYFYYDSQSLPSGAPSYTRGSSIGRLVAVTYGSSSSNGTYRAYDKLGRVTEQWQRTDTTNYEIDAAYDLANGMTSQTYPGDGTARRSVSYSFDAAGRMSSLSTSAVTYNVGSFAAASVSSVSYAAQGRNCEPDLG; encoded by the coding sequence GTGAATCCAGAATCGGGTACGGTCAGCTATGGCTACGACCCAAATGGAAATCTGACCAGCAAAGTTGATCCGCGAACAACCAGCGGCAGTAACTGGACGACTTCCTACGCTTACGATGACTTAAATCGAATTACCTCTCGCACCTATTCGAACGATGGCGGAGTTACGGCCCCCGTTTATTTCTACTACGACAGCCAAAGCCTGCCGTCTGGAGCACCGAGTTACACAAGAGGCTCGTCCATCGGAAGACTAGTTGCGGTGACTTATGGATCGAGCAGTTCGAACGGAACGTACCGAGCCTACGATAAACTGGGACGCGTAACCGAGCAGTGGCAGCGAACTGACACAACGAACTACGAGATAGACGCCGCGTACGATTTGGCTAACGGTATGACGAGCCAAACCTATCCGGGTGATGGAACCGCCCGGCGTTCGGTCAGCTATTCATTCGACGCGGCTGGCAGAATGTCATCCCTGAGCACCAGTGCTGTAACGTACAACGTAGGAAGCTTTGCGGCTGCCAGTGTTTCGAGCGTTTCGTATGCAGCTCAGGGGCGGAATTGCGAGCCAGACCTTGGGTAA
- a CDS encoding site-specific integrase — protein MYRTEVPAVLPAEQCQSRAKELYIRLLLGYFKKQTISSISPQDCRNCRTKLQTRQNKRKKESELSSASINRIMSTLSKIFSLACEEGILERNPMQYVKALPEPPLEDDC, from the coding sequence ATTTATCGAACAGAAGTACCGGCCGTACTTCCAGCAGAACAATGTCAATCAAGGGCAAAGGAGCTGTATATTAGACTTCTCCTCGGATACTTTAAGAAACAGACTATATCCAGCATCAGCCCTCAGGATTGTCGGAACTGCCGGACCAAGCTCCAAACTCGCCAGAACAAACGCAAGAAAGAAAGTGAACTCTCATCGGCGTCGATCAACCGGATCATGTCGACGTTGTCGAAGATCTTCAGCTTAGCGTGTGAGGAGGGAATTCTGGAACGCAACCCGATGCAGTACGTGAAGGCTCTACCGGAACCGCCCCTCGAAGACGACTGCTAA
- a CDS encoding VWA domain-containing protein: MRRTYAILCLLASSVGSLAQDSLRPLPTPTPSVDERISVQTDLVVLTITVQDEVGRYVAGKKKSDFLIFDNNRPVEIEFFSDTDEPASVLFLFDVSGSMSVEKLRKSRTALDRFLMTSHPSDEYFSIAFNDRVEVLDKGLRDGQAVVDKLVMLKPSGNTALYDALSLGIQTLARTAYRKKAVIIISDGQDNRSRDSFRDVKSLLKETDILIYAVGIETIPTGKLGYLGQANLESLASLTGGRAFFPKNEIEMDEAFEKLALELRHQYSIGFTPPDIADNKWHKMEVKLPKGPGGGRVVIRTRKGYMAVRETKQPSR; encoded by the coding sequence ATGAGACGTACCTACGCCATTCTGTGTTTGCTGGCGAGCAGTGTTGGAAGTCTAGCCCAAGATAGCTTGCGGCCGCTGCCCACGCCTACACCGAGTGTTGACGAGAGGATCAGCGTCCAAACCGACCTTGTCGTGCTCACGATAACAGTTCAGGACGAAGTCGGCAGATACGTTGCGGGAAAGAAGAAATCTGACTTTTTGATTTTCGACAATAACCGCCCCGTCGAGATCGAGTTCTTTTCAGACACGGATGAGCCAGCCTCTGTTCTCTTTCTGTTTGATGTCTCAGGGTCGATGTCGGTCGAAAAGCTCCGTAAGTCGCGCACCGCTCTTGACCGATTCCTGATGACGAGCCATCCCTCGGATGAATACTTCTCAATCGCTTTCAATGATCGCGTTGAGGTGTTGGACAAAGGCCTTCGCGATGGGCAGGCCGTGGTGGATAAACTTGTCATGCTAAAGCCGTCCGGGAATACAGCACTCTATGATGCGTTGTCTCTCGGGATTCAGACTCTCGCGCGAACCGCCTATCGTAAGAAGGCTGTCATCATCATCAGCGATGGGCAGGACAACAGGTCACGAGACAGCTTCCGTGACGTTAAGTCCCTGCTGAAGGAGACCGACATTCTGATCTATGCCGTTGGCATCGAGACAATTCCAACCGGAAAGCTCGGATATCTCGGTCAGGCCAATCTCGAATCGCTCGCCAGCCTCACCGGCGGACGTGCTTTTTTTCCAAAGAATGAAATCGAAATGGATGAGGCCTTTGAGAAACTCGCCCTTGAGCTTCGGCATCAATACTCGATAGGTTTTACACCGCCTGATATTGCCGACAATAAATGGCACAAAATGGAGGTTAAATTGCCCAAAGGTCCAGGCGGCGGCAGGGTTGTGATAAGAACCCGAAAAGGATATATGGCTGTCCGCGAAACAAAGCAGCCCAGTCGGTAG